The Halostella limicola genome includes the window CCTTCCCCGGGTTGCGCGGCGCTCGGCGCACGGCTTCACGCCGCGCTCCAGGTCCTACTCCTTGCCGGGGTCGAGTTCGACCGCCGCGCCGGGCGCGTTCGCCTTCACGCTCTGGAGGCCCTGCTCGGCCTTCTGCTTCGAGGAGTAGCCCTCGCCGCTGTCGGCGATGATGTTGCCGTTGTCGTGGCGGAGCCGCCAGCGCCAGTCGCCCGCCCTGTCGCGGAACAGCTGGAAGCGCGCCTTCGAGTCCTCGAAGGTCGGCTGCTCGTCGCCCAGCGGGTCGTCCGGGAGCGCCTCCGCGATCTCCGCCTCGCTGACCGACTCGCCCGTCTCCGCGGGCTCGACGTGCTCGGCCATGTCGGCGGTCTCGACCGCCTCGTCTATCTCCGTCGGCGGCTCGCCCGGCCTGCTCGGCGGGGCCTCGTCGCTCTCGGCATCGTCTCGGGCGTCGAGTTCGGCGTCGCCGCGCTCGGCTTCCACCACGTCGGTGACCGCCCGCAGGAGCCCCTCGACGCCCGGGGCCGACAGTTCGGCCGTCGCGGCGTCGCCGCCCTCGCCGGACAGTTCCAGTTCGTCCTCGTCGACGTCGATCTCCAGCGTCGCCGTGACCCTGACGGTGTCCTCGGCCATGCTCCGACGTACCACGACAGTGGGGTTAACCGTTGGCCCGCCGCGAAGCGCGGGGCGGAAGTGAAAATAGTCCGGTCGGTCACGGCTCAGTCGAGGGGTTTCGATCGGAAACGAGGGGGTTCGCGACGAGGCGCTCGGCCGATCAATCTCCCGCACAGAAGTGCCGCGGATCGCGGCCTCGCGACGAGACGCTCGGCCGATCAATCCCCGGCAAAAAAGCGCGCGAGATCACGGACTCACGATGAAACGCTCGTCCGGTTAATCTCCCGCGCTCACCTTCTCTATCCCCGCCGACTCGATGTCCTCGCCGTCGACCGACGACCGGAGGCTGTCCATGCCGTCGTCGCGGTCGACGCCGAAGTTGTCCTCGTGAAGGTCGGCGACGCGGGCCATCTCCTCGTCGCTGAGGGCCGGCGTGTCGGGGGCGGCCGCCCACTCGTCGACGTCTTCGGCGGTGCGGAAGGTGGGCGTGACGGAGGCGACGGCGTCATGGCCGAGGAGCCACTGGATGGCCGCCTGTCCCATGGTGCGCTCGCCGTCCCGCTCCAGGAAGCGGAGCGCGTCGACTTTCTCCCATCCCGTCTCGTACCACTCGTCGGGGCGGTAGGCGCGGTGGTCGCCCTCGCCGAGTTCGGTGTCGGGGGTGACCTGCTCGTTCAGCAGGCCGGAGGAGTGCGGGACGCGCGGGATCAGGCTGGTGTCGGCGTCGAGTTCCTCGATGGTGTCGAGGAAGTGCTGGCCCGGCATCTGTTCGAGGACGTTGAACACGACCTGCACGGCGTCGAACTCCTCCTCGATAGCGCGGTCGCCCTCGGCGAGCCAGCCGATCGAGGGGCCGAGCGCCCACCCGATGGCGTCGACGGTGCCGGCCTCGCGGAGCTCGTCGAGCGCTTCGAGCACGTCCTCGTCCACCTCGTCGACGTTGGCGTTGTGGAGCATAAGCACGTCGACGTAGTCCATGTCGAGGCGGTCGAGGCTGCGCTCGACGGCGGTGTGGATCCACTCGCCGTCCATCCGCTTCGGAAGTTCGCCGTGGCCGGCCTGCGGGTTGTTGTAGAAGTCGTATCCGACCTTCGTGCTCACCGTCACCTCGTCGCGGTGCTCCGCGAGGGCGCGGCCGACGAGCTCCTCGCTGTCGCCGTGGCCGTACACGTCGCCCGTGTCGAAGAACGTGATCCCGCGGTCGACGGCGTGCTGGAGCATCTCGACGGCCTGCTCCTCGGATCGGTCGCCCCACCAGTCCGTGCCGACGACCCACGCGCCGAAGCCGACTTCGCTGACCTCGACGCCCGAGTCCCCGAGTTCGCGGTGTTGCATGCGCGGGTCTTGGTGTAGGATCTACTTATACTGCCTGCTGTCGATGAGCGACTCCGGTACCGGAAGCGGCGACGCGGTCGCAGCGATGCGTGTCACCCCGGATCGGCGGCTGAATTGGCCGTCTCAGGGATCGTATTCGACGGTCGCGGTTTCGTCCGGGCTCGTCGCGGTTGCGGAGCCGAGCTCCTCGCCGTCGCCCTCGACGGTCACCGTCAGCGGGGTCTCCTCGGTGGTCCCGTCGTCCCTCGGCGAGACGCTGACCGAGATCGGCGGTTCGACGGAGTCGACCTCGTCGCCGCTCTGCAGGTCGTCCGGGATGACGAGTTCGGCGTCCTGTATCCCGTTGAACCTCGGGACCGTGTTCGTCGTGGTTCCGTCGTCGAACTCGGCGGTGCCGGTCCAGGTGCCGGTCGAGTCGATACTGATGGTCACCGTGTCGAACGACTCACCGCTGATGACGCCGAGGACGGTTTCGGTGCAGCCGGCGGTGCCGGCGAGTGCGATCCCCGCCGCGCCGAGCGCGGAGCGTCGCGTGAATTCCATACGCTCTAGTGAAAGAATTCGTATATCTAAGTTACGGATCTATATTTTCATCGACTATCGCTGCAGAGAGCCGCCCTCTGGCGGGGGATACACACAACCGAATCCATATGAACGCCGCACGCGAAACGTGTCGTCAATGACGAAGCGACGCGTCTCGCTCCCCGCGGAGGCCGACGAGGGGGTCACGGCGTTCATCGAGGAGGTCGACGACCGCCTGTCGAGCGACGAGGACACCTGTTCGGTCGTGCAGGACGTGCTGGCCGACCTCTACGGGGACCGGGAGGCGCACGAGCGCTGGCAGTCGGGGAAGCCGGTCTCGAACGCCGAGCGCGTACGGCTGCAGGGGTACGACCCCTGTAACGCGACGCTCGAATCGGAGTACTACGCCGAGAAGGACGAGGAGAAGTTCGAGCGATCGAAGCACCTCCAGTGGCTCTGGCGACAGTTCGACGCGACGCCGATGGCGGACAACATCGAGTTCGCGCTCCGCTTCCGGCGGATGCTTGCCGACCACCTCTTCGACGAGTGCGGCGACGGCTGCCGGTTCTTCAAGGGGATCACGTTCACCTACGGCCACAACATCGAGATCGGCGACAACGTCGTCGTCCACGACGACGTCCACCTCGACGACCGCGGGCGCCTCACCATCGGCGACCGCGTCTCCATCAGCGACGGCGCGCACGTGTACAGCCACGACCACGACGTCGTCGACCAGACCGCGGTGAAGAACTACCACACGATCATCGAGGACGACGCCCGCGTCACGTACGACTCGATGGTCCGGGCCGGCAACAAGGTCGGGCGAAACGCCATCGTCGGTGCGCGCGGCGTCGTCCAGCACGACGTGCCCGCCCACCACATCGCGGTCGGGATGCCCGCCAAGAGCGTGAAGATCAAACCGGGGTGGGAGGATGTCGCCACGCCGATAGAGCAGGCCAACGAGAACCGCCAGGAGGAGCGCCGCATCGAGTACGAACTCGACGACGACCTGGAGGTCTTCGACGAGTTCGAACGGGATCTCTCGCCGCCGAACGAGCAGTAGATTCCGCTTATTGGGAGGAAGTATTATACCCGGGAGCCGCCTATCACAGGCCGTGATCAGGTTTCGGCCCTCCGATCTCAACGGGTACGGGAAAGTAGCGTCGGGGTGTGTGCTTCTCGGTCTCGCAGCGATCGTCGTCGGCGGAAACGCGTATCTGTCCTCCGGTCTCGCGGCGTTCGCTGTTGCCGCCGTCACCGTTGGTTGGGCGATGCGTCGGAACGGGTCGCCGGACCGCAGCGACGAGTACCCGCAGGACCGGGACGACGACCGGTCCGAGCGCGAGAAGCAACGCGAGAAGGAGATGGAAGGCGAAAAAGCGCGGGCCCTCGGCGAATCGCTGTGATCCGCCGCCGGCCGACGGCTACTCTTTGAACCGCCTGATCCCCGTCCGGACGCCGAGCACGGCGAAGTCCACGACGATCGCGAGCGACGCCAGCGCGCCCGTCGCCAGCGTCAGCAGATGTGGGAGTTCGATCCAGTTCGGGAGGACGAACCGCGCCCACGCTTCCATTTGCGTCGCGGCTTCCTGACCCGTCGACTGATTCGCCGACCGGCTCTGGAGGTGCCATCCCGGCACGGTCGCGCCGTCCTCTTCGGGAACCGAGAGGCGGTCGGCGGCGTACGGCATCGCGAGGCCGCCGTACTCCCAGACGACCTGGCCGGCGCTGTTGACCTCGATCACGCGGTTGTTGAACGTGTCGACGATCAGCGTGTTCCCGTTGGGCAGGCGGTCGGCGTCGCGGGGCCAGTGAAGCAGGTCGCTCCCGCCGTACTCCCACACCTTCGACTCGTTGTCGACGCGGTACTCGACGACGCGGTCGTTCTCGCTGTCGGCGACCAGCACCGTGCCCCACTCCTCCAGCCGGCGCGGGTTGTGCTGCTCGTACAGCGTCTCGTGGTCCCCCGGCTCGCCGACCACGCCGACGACCTCGTTCGTCTCGGGGTCCACTTCGATCACGGCGTCGAAGTTGCGGATCGAGAGCTGGAAGTTGCCGTCGTCCAGCCGATCGATGTCGTTCATGTGGGTCCAGTCGCTCTCCGGCCCCTCCCGTTCGGGGCCGCCGTACTCCTCCCGGAACTCGGAGCCCTCGCCCAGATGTTCCGTGGCGTTCCACTGCCAGGTTATCGTCCCGTTGCGCGCGACGGTGAACGCGCGGTCCTCGCCCATGTCGATTATCGCCGTCTCGCCGCTCTCCAGTCGGTCGGCGTCGTGGACCTCGTGGTGGCTGACGAACTCGTCGTACCACGAGTGGTTCCAGACGACCTCCTTCTCGCCGTCGTCGAGCGTGTCGCCGTCGATCTCGATCACGCGGTTGTGCACGCACTCGTCGTCGTCGACGCGGAGTTGCTCCTCGGGGCAGTCCTCGGGCGGCACCTTGGTGGCGACCGAGACGAGGAGGTTTCCGTTGTCGAGCATCTCCGAGTCGAACACGCGGGAGTTCGGCGGGTCGTAGGTCCAGAGGCGCTCGCCCTCGGGCGTCACCTCCATCACCTTCCCGTCGTAGTCGTCGCCGTAGCTCTGCGTGCTGATGAGCGTGTTCCCCGGATACTGCTCGCCGGGGGACGTGACGGTCGCGCTCGGGTCGCCGTCCGTGTCCGCGAGGGCGGCCTGCAGTCCGAACAGGCCCGCGAGGACGAGCACGACCGCCGAAAGCGCGACCACGCGCGTCCGTCGATCCATGTCAGGCGAGATGGCAGGGGGCCGCCTAACTCTGACGGTCCCCCTGCGAAAGCACAAGTGGATTCAGCACATAGTGTCACGTGTGGACATCCCGCAATGGGCTCTCGTCTACGTCGTCTCGTTCGCCCTGCTCCATCTCGCTATCTACTACTACTACCTCCGGGGAGAGGACGGTGAGAGTTCCACGCACCCCTCGCTCTCGGGGGAGAACGGCGGCGACTACCCGTCTGGGAACCCCCTCGCGGCCGACAACGCGGACCGCAACTCCGAGCGCCGCGAGTTCGTCCGACGGGCGCACGACGACGACGAAGACGGGCGACGCTGCCCTCACTGCGGGACGGTGAACGACTCCGAGAGCGCGTACACCTTCTGTCACAACTGCGTCGAGCGCCTCGGCGTGTGACGCTCGCCTTTTCACGCCCCGGCGCGTAGCTGCCGGCATGCCCAGAAGCGTCGCCATCAACGTCGGCGCGAACACGACGCTCCCGGGGGTCCGCGCGCCGGTCTACCCCGACGGTAGCTTCGAGTACGTGCCCATCCCGGAGCGCGAGCCCACCGCCGTCGCGCCGCCGACGTACGCCGACCTCGACCTGGAGACGGACGTCCCCGCCGACGCGGTCGACGCGCCCGTCCACCTCGACCCGGAGTTCGCCGAGTACCCCCACTGCGACGCCTACACGTACGGCGACGAGCACGCCGTCAAGGCCGGCCCGCTCTCGGAGCTCGCGGCCGGCGACTACGTCTACTTCTACGCGACGCTGTCGACCGCCGGCGACCCGCCGGCGTGGATGGCCCCGGAGTGGGGCGCGTACGTCATCGGCGTCTTCCGTCTCGACCGCAACCCCGTCACCGACTACGCGGTGCTCGATCCCGCCGAGCGCGAACGGTTCGCCAACAACGCTCACGTCAAGCGCGAGACGGTCGACGCCGCGGTGCTGCTGTCCGGCGACCCCGACGAGTCGCGCCTGCTCGACCGGGCGATCCCGCTGTCGTCGCGCTCGGCGGGCGCCGACGCGAACCGCGTCGTGACGGGCCTCTCGGCGGACTCCGGCAAAGGCCCCTGGTGGCGGCGGCCCCTGCGGTTCGACGAGGCGGCGACGGCGGAACTCGTGGAGATCGTCGAGAACGGTGCTGTCGAGCGGTGCTTCGAGGGGTGAGATCGAACGCGGGCAACGGGTAGCTGCGGGGCTGATCGTCAGTTCTCGGCAGAAAGTGCGTCGGCTGGGAATCGAACCCGTTGCGAATCCTCGCTACCGCTCGGATTCGCGTGGTTCTATTCTCTCTGACGACACCATACGACTGATGCGCTTTCGTTTACTCATATCCTCACACTGACCATCCCTTTTTGGCGTGGTAGGTTTACCGTCTCTCTCGCTAAACTGTACCATGCTGAACATTGACGTGGGATCTGATGTACTTGCTAATTCGCAACGGCGTCGGTTGTCAGTACATCTGCTGGAACCCGATCCAGAAGACGTCCCAAGAGTCTCTGGTAGGAATCTGGACGCCGACACCGACAGGGAGGAACGTCTTTTACAGACAGCCCATCTTCTCCTTCCAAAATTAGAGGAGAGAGGCTTCAACAACTCGCTCGTGGTATCTGATCTAACGATGGGGCAGACGTGATGTCCAGAAGTCCTATTTCGCAGGGCATCTCCGACGATAATTCTGATTTCAACCAAATGGCGATCTGGTACCTGTTGATTGGAACTCGGGGTGGAGAGACTCGTACGAAAATTCTTCAGGTCCTCGACCAACAGCCACGGAATACCAACCAGATCGCAGAAGAGGTGAATCTGGATTATAAAACAGTCAAGCACCATCTTGATGTGCTTCAGGAAAACAACATTGTGAAAGATAGTGGCCACGACTACGGCGCCGTTTATCTCCTCACACAGCGAGTGGAGGAAAACTGGGATATGATCGAGGGGATCATCAAGTCCCTGGAAACGTAATATCTTGCGGAAACCCTGACGAGTGGACTAAATGTACCGCTCCAGGCGAAATCGGACACCTCGCAGGACGATGCGCCGGCCGGGAATTGAACCCGGGCTATGAGCTTGGGAAGCTCATGTCCTACCACTAGACCACCGGCGCTCGTTCGCTCTGCTCACTCACGCCGTGCATCGACGGACGCCGTCCGTCTCCACACCGGCGCTCACTTCCCCCTTCCCTATCGTCGCACTTCAACGTAGCGCTTCGGTCTCACGCTCCCGCGAGTGGTCGTTCGTTCAGTTCTCGCGCCCGACGAGTGGCTATTAGTCACCTCGCTCCCAACGAGTGACCGATGATCGATCTCCGCTTCTCGGAGTCGGAACTGGAGGCGCGTCGCGAGAACATCACCTCGTTTATCGCGGACACGGTCGACGCGGCGGGCGCGGACGGCGCGGTGCTCGGGCTGTCGGGCGGCGTCGACAGTTCGCTCACGGCCACCCTCGCCGTCGAGGCGCTGGGGAGGGAGTCGCTGTACGGGCTCGTTCTTCCGGCGACGGTCAGCAGCGAGGACAACATGAGCGACGCCGAGCGGGTGGCGGAGGACCTGGACATCGAGTACGACGTGATCGAGATCGACCCCATCGTCGACACCCTGCTCGACGCCTACCCCGACGCGGAGGGCGACGCGACGGCTGTCGGCAACAGCCGTGCGCGGGTCAGGGGAGTGCTGAACTACCTCGTCGCCAACCACGAGAACCGGGTGGTGCTGGGGACGGGGAACAAGAGCGAGGCGCTGACGGGCTACTTCACGAAGTACGGCGACGGCGCGGTCGACTGCCACCCCATCGGCAACCTCTACAAGCAGCAGGTGCGCCAGCTGGCGAGCGCGGTCGGCGTCCCCGAGGGGATCGTCACGAAACCCGCCACCGCGGAGCTGTGGGCGGACCAGACCGACGAGGACGAGATGGGCGTCGACTACGACACGTTAGACGCCGTGCTCGCGCTGCACGTCGAGGGGCCGCTGTCGGCGGCGGCGACCCGGCGGACGCTGGACGTCGACGGGGAGACCGTCGAGCGCGTACGGAGCCTGTACGAGCGGAGCGCGCACAAGCGGTCGATGCCGCCCGCGCCCGAGGTGCCGTGATCGTCGACGCTACCGAGCGGTGGTCGCCTACTCCGTCGTGACGATCACGCGGACCTCGTCGCCCTCCTGCAGGACGTAGTCGCGCGGATTCACCGGTTCGCCGTTCACTTCGATGGTGACCGTCGTCCCCTCGTCGTCGTCGCTGTAGGTGGTGCCCTCGAACGTCACGGAGTCCTCGGTCACCTGGATGTCGAGCGTGTGGAGCGCGTACTCCAGCGTGACGTCCTGCCCGTGGACGTGCCACTGGCTCCCGTCGCCGGCCTCGTAGTGGAAGAACTGCCGGTCTTGCATCTGGTACCGGTCCCTGCTGAAGTCGAGCGTCTGCCCGTCGATGGTCACGTTCATCGTCCCGTGGTAGTGGACGCTCCCGGACGAGTGGGGCTCGACCTTGACGTCGCCGTCCGCGCCGCTCCCGCCGCCCACGAAGAAGACGTACGCGACCGCCGCGGCGAGCAGTATCCCGACGATCGTCGCGCCGTAGACGGCGGCCGTGGGGACGCCCTCGGACCCGTCGTCGAGGCCGTCGACCCGGCGCTGTTCGATCCGGGACAGGTCGCCCGCGTGCTCCTCCCGGAGGTGGCGGAGGTACGCCTCCTCCTCGTCGAACGACTGCCCGCAGTGGTCGCACTGTTCCATGGTTACGCATCGGGGCCACCGCGTATCTAATCCTTGCGACTCCGGCGGTCGGCCGCGAGGTCCGCGAACGCCGCGACCTCCCGCTCCTCGCGGATCGCCCGGTCGGCGTCGTCGCGCAGGCGCTCCTTGAGGACTGACAGGGCGGCTTCGTCGTTCGCCGCTATCTCCTCGGCGACCTCCCGCGGGTCCGCGACCACCCGCGAGACGAGGCCGATCCGGCGTGCCTCGTCGGCGTCGATCACCCGGCCCGACAGCGCGAAGTCCATCGCCTCCCCCTCGCCGACGACCCGCGGGAGGCGGACCGTGCCGCCCCACGCGCCGAACAGGCCGAAGGTGACGCCCGGTTCGCCGAACGTCGCTGCGGGGGTCGCAGCTCGCACGTCGCAGGCGAGCGCCAGTTCGACGCCGCCGCCGCGGGCCGCGCCGTCGACGCCGGCGACGACGACGCTGTCGGCCTCTGCGATGGCGGTCGCCGTCTCCTGCCCGCGCCTCGCGAGCGTCTCGGCGGCCTCGCGGACCATCTCGTCGACCACGTCGAGGTCGGCGCCGGCACAGAAGGCGTCGCCGGCTCCGCGGAGGTAGACGACCGGCGCGTCGGCCCCCGCGACCGCCGCGGCGAGGTCGTCGAGCCCGGCCGGTGTGAGGGCGTTCTTCCGGTCGGGTCGCGCGAGCGTCACCGTCCGGACCCGCCCCTCGTCCGTCGATTCGATCATGTCGAGGGGTGGGGGCGCGTTTCCAAAGGTCTTTGCCCCTCCCACCGCTAGTCGCCGCTAATGGAAGAGGCCGCCACGTGCCGGCGCGCCGCCCGCGAGGCGGTGCGGGACGTCGAACCCGATCGACTCCGCGACGTCATCGACGACCTCATCGCGGACGCCTCGATGGCGCCCGGGGCCCTCGCGCTGCTCTCGGCGCGGGCCGCCGACGAGAGCGTCGACCTGGACAGCGTCGCCGACCGCGCGGCCGGCGTCCAGCTCATCTACGACGGGCTCCGCCTCACCCGGACCCTCGCCCACGACGAGCCCTGGGTCGACCTCGACGACCACACCGAACCGAACCTCGGCGTCCTCGCGGCTGACGTGCTCGTCTCCCGGGGCTTCTACCTGCTCGCCCGGACCGACGCCGCCGAGAAGGCGGTCGAGACCGTCCGGGCGTTCGGCCGCGACCAGACCAGCCGCCGCGCCCCCGACGCCGACGCGGCCGCCCTCGACGCCACCCTCGAACGCAACGTCCTCGAACTCGCGGTCATCACCGGGACGACGGCCGTCGGCGTCGCCCCCTCCTCCGCGATGCTTGACACCGCGGCGGGGCTCGTCGACGAGGACGGACCGTTCGCGCCGGCCGACGCGGTGCTCCCCGACTCCCCCGGCGATCTGGGCATCGGCGCCACCGCCACGAAGGGCGGCGGCACCGACGGCGTCACTCAGTCCGCCTCCGACCGGTGACCGTAGCGAATCGAAACGCCTAAAGAGAGTTACCGTCAATCAGAAGACGCGAAGGCGAAACCCCGACGCGCCTGGGTAGCTTAGCGGTAAAGCGCGTCCTTGGTAAGGACGAGAGCCCGGGTTCAAATCCCGGCCTAGGCTCTTCTCGCGAACAGTACTCGAAGAGTGTCATTTCCGCAGCTCGGCGAGCGATACGGATCCACCAGCGGCGTGAACACCGTCAGCGAGCGACCGGTCGCTACATCTCCCGCACGTCCGACACCTCTCGGGTGTCGGCGCGGTCGGCCACCGTCGCGTTCACGATGACGCCGGTCATGAGGATGGACGCGGCGATGTAGAGGCTCGTGAGGATGATGATGATGCCGCTCAGAACGCCGTAGATCGCGTACTGGGCGGCGTTCGCGGCGTAGAAGAGGATGGCGGTGTGGATGACCGTCCACCCGAACGCGGCGGTTATCGCGCCGGGGAGCGCCGCCTCGGGAGAGGGGAGCACGGTCGAGGGGACGTAGTACAGCGGGAGGAAGGCGACCGTGAGCGCGATAAAGAGGATGACCAGCCCGGCGAACGAGCCCTCGGGCGGCAGGGTAAAGAGGAGGCTCGTGAGCAGTATCGCGAGGATGGCCAGTCCGAGCGACGCGAGGACGACGGCGGAGTCGCGTAGCTGCTCCCGGAGCGACTTCTCGCCGGACGCCTCGACGCGCTCGACGACGGTCTGGAAGTCGGTGGCGACGTTCGCCCCGCTCCACGCGATAACGCCCGCGGCGAGCACCGACCCGCCGGCCTGCCCGGATGCGGTGGTCGTCGCCTCGTAGACCAGCCGGCGGGCCTCGATAGTGAGGAACTGCGGCATCGCGGTTTCGACCTCCGAGAGAACCTGGTCGCCGACCACCGCGAACACGAGCAACAGCACCGGGACGAACGAGACGAACGCGTAGTACGCCATCGCCGCCGCGGGGTACCTGACGTCCTTCTCGTAGGCCACTTTGATGACCGTCACCACGGTGTCGAGCGCACGGTCCAGCCGATCGTCGCCCATACCCTCCGTAAGAGGGAGAGGGCTATGAAAGTTGGATCGCCGCGGGTCAGGGATCGGGTACCGCCGGCCGCGGGCTGAGCCGCCCGGCGGACGGCTAGGTACAACCGGATCGAGCGCGTACCGACGCACGGGAACGGGAGCAGAAAGAGATGTCTACGCCACGCAAGAGAATGACGGGCGAACCGGACGACGAACAGCGCGCGACGTTCGACGCGGCCGACGAGACCCTGCTGAAGTCCGCTCTGCGACGCGCACGGGCCGGGGCCGTCCCGCTGATCGCTGGGGGAGTGCTGTTCGCCTGGGCCGTCCGAGCGCGGCGTCGCGGCGGGAGCGGAGCGGGGCAGGTAATCACCGGCGCCGCGCTCGTGGCGCTCGGCCTGCGCCGGCGGCGGTCGTCGAGCGGACTGCCGGACGCGGCGGAGATCGCGATCCGCGAGATCGACTCCGACGGGAACGCCGTCTCCGACGAGCCGGACGCGGCCGGGAGCGACGGAGCCGACCAGTCCGGGTCCGACGAGGGCTCGGGAACCGAGCGCGAGTGGTGACGCGGGGACCTGTCGCCGCCCCGGTGATTTTTCTCCGCGGCGACCTAACCACGCGTCGATGCGTTCGCTTCGCCTCCTCGCCCTGATCGGTCTGGTCCTCCTCGCCGGCTGCGCGGCCCCGACGGGGTCCGCCGCCCCGCCGGACGACGTGTCGAACGGCTCGGACGGGCAGCCGGACGTGCAGGGGTGGGAGAACGGCTACTGGCACAACGCCTCGCTCTCGGTCGACCCCGATGACGGGCTGAACGAGAGCGAACTCGACGCCGTCGTCGCCCGGTCGATGGCCCGCGTCGAGGTCGTCCGCGACATCGAGTTCGAGGAGGACGTGAACGTCACGGTCGTCTCCAGGGCGGAGTACCGGCGAAACGCGCCCGGGAGCGCCCCGGAAGACGCCGATCGCACGTTCGAGAACGTGAAACACCGGGCGCTGTTTCTCGTCGGCGACGGGGCCGACGCCGCGGACCTCTCGCAGCGGAACGCCGAGTCGGCGGTGCTCGGCTACTATGACGTCCGTGAGGACCGGATCGTGCTCGTCTCCGACGCCGAGACGCCCCGGGTCGACGAGATAACGCTGGCTCAGGAGCTGTACCACGCCTACCAGTTCCGGTACGGGAACGACGTCGAGATACGGGCGCCGCTCGCGGCGACCGACGACACCGTCGCGGCCGTGCTCTCGCTCGTCGAGGGCGACGCGAACCTCGTCGACGACCGGTACGACCGGCGCTGCGAGGCGGAGTGGGACTGCCTGCGACCCCGCGACGACGACGCGGGAGCGGCGACGAACGCGACGCCGCCGGACGTCCACATGGGGCTGTACCTGCTGGAGTACTTCCCGTACGCCGAGGGGCAGTCCTACGTCGAATCGGTGCGTGAGCGCGAGGGCTGGGACGGCGTCACCGCGCAGTACGAGACCCCGCCGGTGAGCACGGAGCAGGTCATCCACGGTCGCCACGTCGAGGGGCCGCGCCCGCTCGACCTCCCCGACCGGAGCGCCGCGGAGTGGCGGCGGGTGGGCCGGAGCGGCGGCGGCGAATCGGCGACCCTCGGCGAGCGCGGCCTCGCGACGATGTTCGCGTACACGCTGTACGACGACCGGAACGGGTCGCTGGTCGAGCCCTCGGCGTTCGTCCAGCGCTCGGGGGACAACGTCTCGCTCGACTACGACCTTGAGTACTCGAACGGCTGGGGGAACGACCTGCTGTACGCCTACGAGAACGGCGACGACACCGGGTACGTCTGGCGGATACGGTGGGACGACGAGGCCAGCGCCCGAACGTTCGTCGAGGGGTACGAGCGGCTGCTCAGGTACCACGGCGCGACGAGCGAGGGCAGGCACTGGGTCGTCGAGGACGGGCCCTTCGCCGACGCGTACTACGTCGAGCGCGTAGACGACGCCGTGACGATCGTGAGCGCCCCCTCGGCGGGCGAGATCGCGGAACTGTACCCCCGGGCGGGTGATGCAGTAAGGGACGACGGGACGTGAACGGCGAAAAAAGCGGACCGAATCGATCGCCTGATAGCTGCGGGAGGGCCGAAGCGAGGATTTCGTCCCTTACTGCGCGCTCTCGCCGTCGGACTCGGTCGTAGCGTCGGTCGCGTTGCCGGTCTCTTCGTCCGATTCGTCGGCGTCCTCGTCGCTCGGCGTCAGGTCGCTCACCGCGTCGCCGAGGCTGTCGACGGTCCCGTCGAGGAACCCGTTGATCGCGTCGTGGATCTCGCTCACGT containing:
- a CDS encoding DUF7114 family protein, yielding MEEAATCRRAAREAVRDVEPDRLRDVIDDLIADASMAPGALALLSARAADESVDLDSVADRAAGVQLIYDGLRLTRTLAHDEPWVDLDDHTEPNLGVLAADVLVSRGFYLLARTDAAEKAVETVRAFGRDQTSRRAPDADAAALDATLERNVLELAVITGTTAVGVAPSSAMLDTAAGLVDEDGPFAPADAVLPDSPGDLGIGATATKGGGTDGVTQSASDR
- a CDS encoding C2H2-type zinc finger protein — protein: MEQCDHCGQSFDEEEAYLRHLREEHAGDLSRIEQRRVDGLDDGSEGVPTAAVYGATIVGILLAAAVAYVFFVGGGSGADGDVKVEPHSSGSVHYHGTMNVTIDGQTLDFSRDRYQMQDRQFFHYEAGDGSQWHVHGQDVTLEYALHTLDIQVTEDSVTFEGTTYSDDDEGTTVTIEVNGEPVNPRDYVLQEGDEVRVIVTTE
- a CDS encoding YihY/virulence factor BrkB family protein — encoded protein: MGDDRLDRALDTVVTVIKVAYEKDVRYPAAAMAYYAFVSFVPVLLLVFAVVGDQVLSEVETAMPQFLTIEARRLVYEATTTASGQAGGSVLAAGVIAWSGANVATDFQTVVERVEASGEKSLREQLRDSAVVLASLGLAILAILLTSLLFTLPPEGSFAGLVILFIALTVAFLPLYYVPSTVLPSPEAALPGAITAAFGWTVIHTAILFYAANAAQYAIYGVLSGIIIILTSLYIAASILMTGVIVNATVADRADTREVSDVREM
- a CDS encoding enoyl-CoA hydratase/isomerase family protein, with protein sequence MIESTDEGRVRTVTLARPDRKNALTPAGLDDLAAAVAGADAPVVYLRGAGDAFCAGADLDVVDEMVREAAETLARRGQETATAIAEADSVVVAGVDGAARGGGVELALACDVRAATPAATFGEPGVTFGLFGAWGGTVRLPRVVGEGEAMDFALSGRVIDADEARRIGLVSRVVADPREVAEEIAANDEAALSVLKERLRDDADRAIREEREVAAFADLAADRRSRKD
- a CDS encoding Hvo_1808 family surface protein is translated as MRSLRLLALIGLVLLAGCAAPTGSAAPPDDVSNGSDGQPDVQGWENGYWHNASLSVDPDDGLNESELDAVVARSMARVEVVRDIEFEEDVNVTVVSRAEYRRNAPGSAPEDADRTFENVKHRALFLVGDGADAADLSQRNAESAVLGYYDVREDRIVLVSDAETPRVDEITLAQELYHAYQFRYGNDVEIRAPLAATDDTVAAVLSLVEGDANLVDDRYDRRCEAEWDCLRPRDDDAGAATNATPPDVHMGLYLLEYFPYAEGQSYVESVREREGWDGVTAQYETPPVSTEQVIHGRHVEGPRPLDLPDRSAAEWRRVGRSGGGESATLGERGLATMFAYTLYDDRNGSLVEPSAFVQRSGDNVSLDYDLEYSNGWGNDLLYAYENGDDTGYVWRIRWDDEASARTFVEGYERLLRYHGATSEGRHWVVEDGPFADAYYVERVDDAVTIVSAPSAGEIAELYPRAGDAVRDDGT